One segment of Microbacterium arborescens DNA contains the following:
- a CDS encoding glycosyltransferase — MGADTFAPDVNGAARFAERLSAGLAARGHDVHVVTPSVKHSQSGVFTENIEGADLTVHRLPGWRWYPHDWLRFVLPWRSKHYARRILDSVKPDVVHSQSHIVIGRGLTREARKRGIPVVATNHVMAENVIDFTTLPPFLDKIIIKLCWDDAKRTFLMSRAVTTPTRKAAEFLEDTIDISGVIPISCGIDKRNYTPDLTPREHRRILFVGRLTTEKHVEVTLKAVAKLAPELDVHFDIVGGGDQRRNLEQTAQQLGISDRVTFFGRTDEADLRAAYTRADVFAIASIAELQSIATMEAMASGLPIVAADAVALPHLVQSGVNGYLFEPGDVDDLADKLRRVLTASPEEYLRMQQASLDGVEIHDIERTLDTFEKLYRGEPLDA, encoded by the coding sequence ATGGGCGCCGACACCTTCGCCCCCGACGTCAACGGAGCCGCCCGCTTCGCCGAGCGGCTCTCCGCCGGCCTCGCCGCTCGCGGTCACGATGTCCACGTCGTGACGCCGAGCGTGAAGCACTCGCAGTCGGGCGTCTTCACCGAGAACATCGAGGGCGCGGACCTCACCGTCCATCGCCTCCCCGGATGGCGCTGGTACCCGCACGACTGGCTGCGCTTCGTGCTGCCGTGGCGCTCGAAGCACTACGCGCGGCGCATCCTCGACTCGGTCAAGCCCGACGTCGTCCACAGCCAGTCGCACATCGTCATCGGCCGCGGGCTCACCCGCGAGGCGAGGAAGCGCGGCATCCCGGTGGTCGCGACCAACCACGTCATGGCCGAGAACGTCATCGACTTCACGACGCTCCCGCCGTTCCTCGACAAGATCATCATCAAGCTCTGCTGGGACGACGCCAAGCGCACGTTCCTGATGTCGCGCGCCGTGACGACCCCCACGCGCAAGGCCGCGGAGTTCCTCGAGGACACGATCGACATCTCGGGCGTCATCCCGATCAGCTGCGGCATCGACAAGCGCAACTACACCCCCGACCTCACCCCGCGCGAGCACCGTCGCATCCTGTTCGTCGGTCGCCTCACGACCGAGAAGCATGTCGAGGTCACCCTGAAGGCCGTCGCCAAGCTCGCGCCCGAGCTCGACGTCCACTTCGACATCGTCGGCGGCGGCGACCAGCGTCGGAACCTCGAGCAGACCGCGCAGCAGCTGGGCATCAGCGATCGCGTCACGTTCTTCGGGCGCACCGATGAAGCCGACCTGCGTGCCGCGTACACGCGGGCGGATGTGTTCGCGATCGCGTCGATCGCCGAGCTGCAGTCGATCGCGACGATGGAGGCCATGGCCTCGGGGCTGCCGATCGTGGCGGCGGATGCCGTCGCGCTGCCCCACCTCGTACAGTCGGGTGTCAACGGTTACCTCTTCGAACCCGGCGACGTCGACGATCTCGCGGACAAGCTGCGTCGGGTGCTCACCGCATCGCCCGAGGAGTACCTGCGGATGCAGCAGGCCTCGCTCGACGGCGTCGAGATCCACGACATCGAGCGCACTCTCGACACCTTCGAGAAGCTCTACCGCGGCGAGCCGCTCGACGCGTGA
- a CDS encoding nucleotide exchange factor GrpE, whose translation MTNKDFEEPHGEDEVLGGEGSDAQASGPDAHEATGATDAADAAAADDELTIDDILGATQSDEAAVAEAPAEEHDLVLDLKRVQAEYANYRRRTEEQREVEIERAKGSVAKGLLPVLDDLDRADKHGDLVEGSPLAVIADKLRGVVARLGVESYGAAGDAFDPQQHEAIFQAPTPGTAEPTILEVVEVGYRLGSIELRPAKVVVAVPAE comes from the coding sequence ATGACCAACAAGGACTTCGAAGAGCCGCACGGCGAAGACGAGGTCCTCGGCGGGGAGGGGTCGGACGCCCAGGCGTCCGGCCCCGACGCGCACGAGGCCACCGGAGCAACGGATGCCGCGGACGCCGCGGCTGCGGACGACGAACTGACCATCGACGACATCCTCGGCGCGACGCAGTCCGACGAGGCCGCCGTCGCCGAAGCGCCTGCCGAGGAGCACGACCTCGTGCTCGACCTCAAGCGCGTGCAGGCCGAGTACGCCAACTACCGTCGGCGCACCGAGGAGCAGCGCGAGGTCGAGATCGAGCGCGCCAAGGGCTCGGTCGCCAAGGGTCTGCTGCCCGTGCTCGACGACCTCGACCGTGCCGACAAGCACGGCGACCTCGTCGAGGGATCGCCGCTCGCGGTGATCGCGGACAAGCTGCGCGGGGTCGTGGCGCGACTGGGTGTCGAGTCCTACGGCGCCGCGGGCGACGCGTTCGACCCGCAGCAGCACGAGGCGATCTTCCAGGCGCCCACCCCGGGCACGGCCGAGCCGACGATCCTCGAGGTCGTCGAGGTCGGCTACCGCCTCGGCAGCATCGAGCTGCGTCCGGCGAAGGTCGTCGTCGCCGTGCCGGCCGAATAG
- a CDS encoding heat shock protein transcriptional repressor HspR, producing the protein MAEDDIDEDAPIFAIAAAAELAAMHAQTLRQYDRLGLVVPGRTQGGSRRYSLRHIRQLREVARMSAEGISLPAIARILELENEVAGLRREVRDLEQRLRDEMQQRPGARVFAAGATGAVVTLRHGARVRRATEVVLYRRPAAPPTAPQS; encoded by the coding sequence ATGGCTGAAGACGACATCGACGAGGACGCCCCGATCTTCGCGATCGCTGCCGCGGCGGAGCTCGCCGCCATGCACGCGCAGACCCTCCGGCAGTACGACCGGCTGGGGCTCGTGGTGCCCGGGCGCACGCAGGGCGGGTCGCGGCGATACTCGCTGCGGCACATCCGTCAGCTGCGTGAGGTGGCTCGGATGTCGGCGGAGGGCATCAGCCTGCCCGCTATCGCGCGCATCCTCGAGCTCGAGAACGAGGTCGCGGGCCTTCGGCGTGAGGTGCGAGACCTCGAGCAGCGTCTTCGCGACGAGATGCAGCAGCGCCCCGGTGCGCGGGTGTTCGCCGCGGGTGCGACCGGCGCCGTCGTGACCCTGCGCCACGGCGCGCGCGTCCGCCGCGCGACCGAGGTCGTGCTCTACCGCCGCCCCGCCGCCCCGCCCACCGCCCCGCAGTCCTAG
- a CDS encoding DnaJ C-terminal domain-containing protein — MASQDWFDKDFYKVLGVSKDVSDSDLKKTYRKLARKYHPDSTQGDAAAEAKFKEISEAYSVLSDKEQRAEYDQIRAMGSGSARFTAGGQGAGGFEDVFSAFNQGARGGAGARGADFDDIFAMFNQQSGRSSRFGTGGFGRSTGGFQGFGGPQRGADVTARTTLDFATAVRGDTVTLQGEDGKPFKVKIPAGVKDGQKIRLRGRGRPSPDGGEPGDIVVAVTVRPHSVFTRDGLNLRVVVPVTFTEAALGATIEVPTLGGDPVKLRVAPGTPSGRVLRVKGRGVSTSKGTGDLLAEVQVAVPAHLDEEARAALERFAEVEPRENPRADLMNKARG, encoded by the coding sequence ATGGCCAGTCAGGACTGGTTCGATAAGGACTTCTACAAGGTGCTGGGCGTCTCCAAGGACGTCTCCGACAGCGACCTGAAGAAGACCTACCGCAAGCTCGCGCGCAAATACCACCCCGACTCGACGCAGGGCGATGCTGCGGCCGAGGCGAAGTTCAAGGAGATCAGCGAGGCGTACTCCGTGCTCTCCGACAAGGAGCAGCGCGCCGAGTACGACCAGATCCGAGCGATGGGGTCGGGCAGCGCCCGCTTCACCGCGGGTGGCCAGGGCGCGGGTGGCTTCGAAGACGTCTTCAGCGCCTTCAACCAGGGGGCTCGAGGCGGCGCCGGAGCGCGCGGCGCGGACTTCGACGACATCTTCGCGATGTTCAACCAGCAGTCCGGCCGATCCAGCCGCTTCGGGACGGGCGGCTTCGGCCGCTCGACCGGCGGATTCCAGGGCTTCGGCGGCCCGCAGCGCGGCGCCGACGTCACAGCTCGGACGACGCTCGACTTCGCGACGGCGGTGCGCGGCGACACCGTCACGCTCCAGGGCGAAGACGGCAAGCCGTTCAAGGTGAAGATCCCCGCAGGCGTCAAGGACGGCCAGAAGATCCGGCTGCGCGGCCGCGGGCGGCCCTCGCCCGACGGCGGCGAGCCGGGTGACATCGTCGTGGCCGTCACGGTCCGCCCGCACTCGGTGTTCACGCGCGATGGGCTCAACCTGCGCGTCGTGGTTCCGGTGACCTTCACCGAGGCCGCCCTCGGCGCCACGATCGAGGTTCCGACGCTCGGCGGCGACCCCGTCAAGCTCCGGGTTGCGCCCGGCACGCCGTCGGGTCGCGTCCTGCGGGTCAAGGGTCGCGGTGTGAGCACGTCCAAGGGCACCGGCGATCTGCTGGCCGAGGTCCAGGTCGCCGTTCCTGCGCACCTCGACGAGGAAGCCCGGGCGGCCCTCGAGCGCTTCGCGGAGGTCGAACCCCGCGAGAACCCGCGTGCCGACCTGATGAACAAGGCGCGCGGCTGA
- a CDS encoding glycosyltransferase family 4 protein produces the protein MRLFFDARYIRTDFHDGISRFSHELAHAVFAAAPAEDVEVTFIVHDPAQIAFLPEGAPHVVLHAPTSMLEPFAALRLNRHRPDVVYSPMQTIGALGRRFALILTLHDTIYYRHRTPPRDLPWFVRLGWRLFHLSYAPQRATLNAADLVATVSETSKRQFADVKLTKREVVVLPNAPQRLADLAPATAMPGAAKPRNIVYMGSFMPYKNVETLVRAMQWLPGRTLHLLSRISDGRRAELEKLAPADARIVFHGGVTDAEYAALLADAGMLATLSLDEGYGLPIAEALALGVPAVVSDMEIFHEVGGDGALYVPPRDPRAFAAAVVSLDDDAARAGLVAAGRAHIARFTWVESASRLLAASRRARALRAR, from the coding sequence ATGCGGCTGTTCTTCGACGCGCGTTACATCCGCACCGACTTCCACGACGGCATCAGCCGGTTCTCGCACGAGCTCGCGCACGCGGTGTTCGCGGCGGCGCCCGCCGAGGACGTCGAGGTCACGTTCATCGTGCACGACCCCGCGCAGATCGCGTTCCTGCCCGAGGGAGCCCCCCACGTCGTGCTGCACGCACCGACCTCGATGCTCGAGCCCTTCGCCGCCCTGCGTCTGAACCGTCACCGTCCCGACGTGGTCTACTCGCCGATGCAGACCATCGGTGCCCTCGGTCGCCGATTCGCGCTGATCCTGACGCTCCATGACACGATCTACTACCGGCACCGCACACCTCCGCGCGACCTGCCGTGGTTCGTCCGTCTGGGATGGCGCCTCTTCCACCTCTCGTACGCGCCGCAGCGGGCGACGCTCAACGCCGCTGACCTCGTCGCGACGGTGAGCGAGACGAGCAAGCGGCAGTTCGCCGACGTGAAGCTGACCAAGCGCGAGGTGGTCGTGCTGCCCAACGCTCCGCAGCGTCTGGCCGACCTCGCACCGGCGACGGCGATGCCGGGGGCCGCCAAGCCGCGGAACATCGTCTACATGGGCTCGTTCATGCCCTACAAGAACGTCGAGACGCTCGTCCGGGCGATGCAGTGGCTGCCGGGTCGCACACTGCACCTGCTGAGCCGCATCTCGGACGGCCGGCGCGCCGAGCTCGAGAAGCTCGCGCCCGCCGACGCCCGCATCGTCTTCCACGGCGGGGTGACGGATGCCGAGTACGCGGCGCTCCTCGCCGACGCCGGTATGCTCGCGACGTTGAGCCTGGACGAGGGCTACGGGCTGCCGATCGCCGAGGCGCTCGCGCTCGGAGTGCCCGCGGTGGTGAGCGACATGGAGATCTTCCACGAGGTCGGCGGCGACGGGGCGCTCTACGTGCCGCCGCGCGATCCGCGTGCCTTCGCGGCGGCCGTCGTCTCGCTCGACGACGACGCTGCCCGTGCGGGGCTCGTGGCGGCGGGCCGCGCCCACATCGCGCGGTTCACCTGGGTGGAATCGGCGTCGCGACTGCTCGCGGCATCCCGTC
- a CDS encoding DUF559 domain-containing protein codes for MARIPAELPEALPGAFTVGTARATGVTRGRLRSADLAVPFRGIRSRAPVTDVRALVTAYLPKLRAGEHISHATAVALVGGWIPERLRTQVDVAAPRPLGRARGAGVRGHEAAAASRWRFGPVPIEHPAVAWCQSAELMGERELVIAADSLMRRHDPVLSIEQLGGAVAAWSGRRGVRALRLAHERCRERTDSVAETELRLDAEDLGMTTFEVNAVIRDEAGHFVAYGDLVDAERRVLLEYDGQQHRLDDAQYGRDVDRLDDLARLGWRVIRVNRTHCGARRRAVLLRAREALTS; via the coding sequence GTGGCACGCATTCCTGCTGAGCTCCCCGAGGCGCTGCCGGGTGCCTTCACGGTTGGGACCGCGCGCGCGACCGGTGTGACGCGGGGCAGACTTCGTTCCGCCGACCTGGCCGTGCCCTTCCGCGGCATCCGCTCGCGTGCACCCGTGACGGACGTGCGCGCGCTGGTGACCGCCTATCTGCCGAAGTTGCGCGCAGGCGAGCACATCAGCCATGCCACGGCAGTGGCTCTCGTCGGCGGCTGGATTCCAGAGCGGCTGCGCACGCAGGTGGACGTCGCGGCGCCGCGACCGCTCGGGCGCGCCCGGGGTGCGGGGGTGCGCGGGCACGAAGCCGCCGCGGCGAGTCGGTGGCGGTTCGGACCCGTTCCGATCGAGCATCCGGCCGTCGCCTGGTGCCAATCGGCCGAGCTCATGGGCGAACGCGAGCTCGTCATCGCGGCAGACTCCCTCATGCGCAGGCATGATCCCGTCCTGTCCATCGAGCAGCTCGGCGGGGCGGTGGCGGCGTGGTCCGGCCGGCGCGGCGTACGTGCACTCCGACTCGCGCACGAACGCTGTCGGGAACGCACCGACTCCGTTGCGGAGACGGAGCTGCGTCTCGACGCCGAGGACCTCGGGATGACCACCTTCGAGGTCAACGCGGTCATCCGCGATGAGGCCGGGCACTTCGTGGCCTATGGCGACCTCGTCGACGCCGAGCGGCGCGTGCTCCTGGAGTACGACGGTCAGCAGCATCGGCTCGACGACGCGCAGTACGGCCGCGACGTCGACCGCCTCGACGACCTCGCACGTCTCGGCTGGCGCGTCATCCGCGTGAACAGAACCCACTGCGGCGCGCGGCGTCGCGCCGTCCTCCTCCGTGCGCGCGAAGCGTTGACCAGCTGA